A window of Methylomonas sp. 11b genomic DNA:
CATCTGGATCATCTCGGCATTCATCAAGGCTAGCCAGAATTAAAGTCTTTTTCGTAAAATTTCACCAATCTCCTCATCCGCCAACACAATCGGATTGGTCTGCATGCTGCTGCCGCGCGCATTGGCGATGACGTGCGGGAAGTCGGCCTCGGTAATACCGTAGACGCTAAGACGGTCCAGTTTCAGCCTATTACTCCAGTCGGCCAGCAGCGCGATCAATGCGTCGCGGGCCAATTGGTCGTCTAGTTCGTTTTGGCCGCTTAGTAACCGGCCGACTGCGGCGTATTTGGCGAGGGCCGGATTGGCCGGTTCGCGGGCTTGCATTGCGCGGATGTTGACGTCGGTTGCGACAGCGACTAGCGTGCCGCATACCACGCCGTGCGGGATCGGGAAGAAGGCGCCCAGGGGGGATGCCAAGCCGTGCACGGAACCCAAGCCCACTTGTGCCAACGTGATGCCGGACAACAGCGCGGCGTAAGCCATCGCGGCGCGGCCTTCGCCGGCTTCCGGTTCGGCTCCGTGCCAGGCTGCGAAAAAGCCGTCTTTGACGGCCTGCATGCCACTCCAGGCCAACGCGTCGGTGAACGGATTGGCCTTGGCCGAGACGTAGGATTCCAGCAATTGCGTCAATGCGTCCATGCCGTCGGCGGCGAGTAGTGCCGGCGAACAGCTGGCCAACAAGTCCGGGTCGAGGATGGCGTATTCGGGTACCAGGCATTCGTCGCGAAACGATTTTTTGAAGCCTTGCGGGCCTTGGACACTGAGCACCGAATTTTTGGTGGCTTCGCTACCGGTGCCGGCGGTGGTCGGCACCGCGATGAACGGTGTGCTGGGACCGCGATACGGTTTGTTGCGGCCTACGCCTTCCAAATAATCCAGCACCGAGTCGCCGCTGGGTAGCAAGCCGGCGATGGCCTTGGCGGCATCCAATACACTGCCGCCGCCAATAGCGACCACGACTTCAATATGCTCGTTACGGAATTGGTCCACTGTGTCGTCTATCAGTTGCGGTGACGGTTCGCCGGACACCGCGCAATGCCGCCATTCGACGCCTTGCCCGGCCAGCGCGTCAATAAAGCTTTGCCAGCGCGGCGTGCCGAAAAAAGACTGTTTGCCAGTAACCAGCAATGCTTTGCGGCCGTATCCGGCGATCAGCGCCGGCGCTTCGTTTAAGCGGCCGCGGCCGAACAAAATCCTGGGCAAGCGGGCAATGTAAAACGGTTTGAAAGCCTGCATGCTCAAGCCTCCGGAAACAAGGCTTTATAAGGAACGCCTTGGCGCGGCTGGGCCATCCAGTCAGCGACCGTGTCGCGCCAGGCCAGATAATGTTCGGTTTGTTTGTGCGCCGCCGCGTCTTCGGCGGTTGCGTAGACTTCGTACAGGATAAACTGGCTGGGGTTGTCTGGGACTTGCAGCACGTCGAAGCGGCGGTTGCCGGATTCCTGTACCGAAGCCAAGTGGTTCAGGCGGGTGGCGGTAATGAAATCGTCGATGTGGTCGGGTTTGACGTGGACGTGAACGAGGGTAACGTGCATGGCTAACGAATTAAGAAGTGATACCAGCCGCTAAGCATAGGCGAAAACCGGCGGCGATGGCAACGCCAGGCTGCCCAAGCCCCGATCTTGCAAAATTTCTGAATTCGGTTGTTTGTGCGTGCGTTTGCTCGAATCCTTACGCCAACTCAGGCCGTCTATGGCAGAATGTATTCATTTATGTTTTTAAGGGAAGATCGTATGTTGTTACCCAGAATGCTGCCGATTTTGTTTGCTTCCATTCTTGCCTCATGTGCCGATGTGCCCGAGCAACCGGCCCCGCCACCGCCGACAGTAGTGGAGTTGACGCTAAAAAGTACCGCTTCAATTAACCCCGACGCCGACGGCAAAGCGTCGCCGGTGGTGTTAAGAGTCTATGAGTTAAGGGAGCAGAGCGGTTTTAGCGGAGCCGATTTTTTTGCCATATTCGATAAAGAGCAGGCCACTTTGGGCGCGGATTTGGTCCGTAAGCAAGAGTTGGTGTTAAAACCCGGCGAGATTAAAACCTTGCGGATCGAGCCAGCCGCCGATACGCGGATACTGGGTTTTTTCGCGGCTTTTCGTAAACTGGATAACGCCGGCTGGCGCTCGTTGACCGAGTTGAAGGCTCATCAGAACAACGCGGTTGAACTGACGCTGGATGGGAATACCTTAACCGTCACCAATACGCCAACCGAGCCACCGCCTGCGGCACCTAAAGAAGATTAGCCGGAGAGAAAATTTGCGGGACTATCGGTTTCTACACCCTTAGTCCCTGATCGTTAAAAGCGTTTAAAAAATCGGCACGACCAGCACAAATACGAAGGCGATTACCGTCCAAATCACGATCTTGGTTTTCAGAGGCGTGTTGCGCCACAGCGTTTTCAACTCATCTCGCAGGGCTTGCGAATGGTTTTCGGCGGCGCGGATGCGTTTAAACGCGCCTTTTAGGGTCAGACTTTCCTGTTTTTGCTGTTCTGCGTAAAGCAGTTCGTCGAGCTGGGAATAAAACACGTCGCAACTCGGACATTTAAATGCCTCGCCCAACCTGGGCTGGCCGCATTGTGGGCAGTTTTTCATTTTTGCTCCTGAAAAACTCGATTGCCTTGATGACGAGCATCAAGGCAATGCAGGAAACATTTACGCAGCGATACCGTTATGTCTGAGCAGGGCGTCGATATTGGGTTCGCGGCCGCGGAAGTTTTTGAATAAGGTCATCGCATCGCTGCTGCCGCCTTGTTCCA
This region includes:
- the tssJ gene encoding type VI secretion system lipoprotein TssJ, which encodes MLLPRMLPILFASILASCADVPEQPAPPPPTVVELTLKSTASINPDADGKASPVVLRVYELREQSGFSGADFFAIFDKEQATLGADLVRKQELVLKPGEIKTLRIEPAADTRILGFFAAFRKLDNAGWRSLTELKAHQNNAVELTLDGNTLTVTNTPTEPPPAAPKED
- a CDS encoding antibiotic biosynthesis monooxygenase, with translation MHVTLVHVHVKPDHIDDFITATRLNHLASVQESGNRRFDVLQVPDNPSQFILYEVYATAEDAAAHKQTEHYLAWRDTVADWMAQPRQGVPYKALFPEA
- a CDS encoding iron-containing alcohol dehydrogenase — encoded protein: MQAFKPFYIARLPRILFGRGRLNEAPALIAGYGRKALLVTGKQSFFGTPRWQSFIDALAGQGVEWRHCAVSGEPSPQLIDDTVDQFRNEHIEVVVAIGGGSVLDAAKAIAGLLPSGDSVLDYLEGVGRNKPYRGPSTPFIAVPTTAGTGSEATKNSVLSVQGPQGFKKSFRDECLVPEYAILDPDLLASCSPALLAADGMDALTQLLESYVSAKANPFTDALAWSGMQAVKDGFFAAWHGAEPEAGEGRAAMAYAALLSGITLAQVGLGSVHGLASPLGAFFPIPHGVVCGTLVAVATDVNIRAMQAREPANPALAKYAAVGRLLSGQNELDDQLARDALIALLADWSNRLKLDRLSVYGITEADFPHVIANARGSSMQTNPIVLADEEIGEILRKRL